The following proteins are encoded in a genomic region of Xylanibacillus composti:
- a CDS encoding MBL fold metallo-hydrolase produces MDTEMEYGSDYNYIPVTSVGSGLSYEVLPDLLGHTIQIVNICLVGNPGSKDFVLVDTGMPKSADEIISVTEERFGPNSRPKAIVLTHGHFDHVGAAIDLVKHWNVPVYAHELELPYLTGKMSYPEPDPTVEGGMVAKMSPLFPNEPVNLGNHIHTLPSDGSVPYLTGFRWIHTPGHTPGHISLFRDKDRALIAADAFVAVKQDSLYKVLTQQMEISGPPRYLTTDWQAAWESVRKLEALKPSVAITGHGKPLSGEMLANGLKKLANEFDRMAIPDYGKYASRH; encoded by the coding sequence ATGGACACAGAGATGGAATATGGAAGTGATTACAACTACATTCCGGTTACATCTGTCGGCAGCGGTCTTAGCTACGAGGTACTTCCCGATCTCTTGGGTCACACTATCCAAATCGTCAATATCTGTTTGGTCGGAAACCCGGGATCTAAGGATTTTGTCTTAGTTGACACAGGAATGCCGAAATCTGCTGACGAAATTATCTCGGTTACAGAAGAACGCTTTGGCCCGAACAGTCGGCCGAAAGCTATCGTTTTGACACACGGGCATTTTGATCATGTAGGTGCCGCCATTGACTTGGTCAAGCATTGGAATGTTCCTGTATATGCTCATGAATTAGAGCTTCCCTACTTGACCGGGAAAATGAGCTATCCAGAGCCAGATCCGACTGTAGAAGGAGGCATGGTTGCCAAGATGTCTCCCCTTTTTCCAAACGAACCGGTCAATTTGGGAAATCATATCCATACGCTGCCGTCAGATGGAAGTGTGCCTTATTTAACGGGTTTTCGCTGGATTCATACGCCCGGGCATACCCCAGGGCACATATCGTTGTTTCGAGACAAGGACCGTGCACTCATTGCAGCGGATGCGTTCGTAGCTGTCAAGCAGGATTCGCTCTATAAGGTTCTGACACAACAAATGGAAATCAGCGGACCGCCTAGATATCTGACCACGGATTGGCAAGCCGCTTGGGAATCCGTCAGAAAACTGGAAGCACTCAAGCCAAGCGTTGCTATTACGGGTCATGGAAAGCCTCTATCCGGCGAAATGTTAGCGAACGGCTTGAAGAAGCTTGCGAATGAATTTGACCGTATGGCAATCCCTGATTACGGAAAATACGCTAGCCGGCATTAA
- the ahpF gene encoding alkyl hydroperoxide reductase subunit F: MALDTEIKSQLAQYLELLEGDIVLKVSAGSDAVSKEMLDLVEELSSMSARITIEKTELPRTPSFSVNRVGEDTGVTFAGVPLGHEFTSLVLALLQVSGRAPKVDQSVIDQIKALPGEYHFETFVSLSCHNCPDVVQALNVMSVVHPGITHTMIDGAAFKEEAESRDVMAVPSVFLNGEFFESGRMSLEEILAKIGSAPDASAFADKDPFDVLVIGGGPAGASAAIYAARKGIRTGIVAERFGGQVMDTLGIENFISVKYTEGPKLVASLEEHVKEYGIDIMNLQRAKRLEKKELVEVELENGAVLKSKTVILSTGARWRNLGVPGEAEFKNKGVAYCPHCDGPLFEGKHVAVVGGGNSGVEAAIDLAGIAGHVTVFEFMPEMKADAVLQDRLHSLSNVTVLTNVQVKEITGDDKVNGIAYLERDTEATKHIDLQGVFVQIGLVPNTDWLGDTVERTRFGEIVVDNRGATNVPGVFAAGDCTNSPYKQIIISMGSGANAALGAFDYLIRN; encoded by the coding sequence ATGGCACTGGACACAGAGATCAAATCACAACTTGCGCAATATCTCGAACTATTGGAAGGAGATATTGTGCTGAAAGTCAGCGCAGGCTCCGATGCTGTATCCAAAGAAATGCTGGATCTGGTCGAGGAGTTGTCCAGCATGTCCGCCAGAATCACTATCGAAAAAACAGAGCTGCCCCGTACACCAAGCTTCAGTGTAAACCGCGTTGGCGAAGACACGGGTGTCACGTTCGCCGGAGTCCCGCTTGGCCATGAGTTCACATCCTTGGTGCTGGCTCTGCTGCAAGTTAGCGGCAGAGCTCCCAAGGTGGATCAGAGCGTCATTGACCAGATCAAGGCACTGCCTGGCGAATATCATTTCGAAACGTTTGTCAGCCTGAGCTGCCACAATTGTCCGGATGTCGTGCAGGCGCTCAATGTCATGAGCGTGGTCCATCCCGGCATCACGCACACCATGATCGATGGCGCGGCCTTCAAAGAAGAGGCCGAGAGCAGAGATGTCATGGCTGTTCCTTCCGTCTTCCTGAACGGCGAGTTTTTCGAGAGCGGCCGCATGTCGCTTGAAGAAATTCTGGCCAAGATCGGAAGCGCGCCGGACGCATCGGCCTTTGCCGACAAAGATCCCTTTGACGTTCTTGTCATCGGCGGCGGCCCGGCAGGGGCAAGCGCAGCCATCTATGCCGCGCGCAAAGGCATTCGCACGGGTATTGTGGCGGAACGCTTCGGCGGTCAGGTGATGGACACCTTGGGAATAGAGAACTTTATCAGCGTTAAATATACGGAAGGTCCTAAACTCGTAGCCAGCTTGGAAGAGCATGTGAAAGAGTACGGGATCGATATCATGAATCTGCAGCGTGCCAAACGGTTGGAGAAGAAGGAACTGGTCGAAGTTGAGCTCGAAAACGGCGCAGTGCTGAAGAGCAAAACAGTCATCCTCTCCACAGGCGCCCGCTGGCGCAATTTAGGAGTGCCGGGCGAAGCAGAATTCAAGAACAAAGGGGTAGCCTATTGCCCGCACTGCGACGGACCGTTGTTCGAAGGCAAGCATGTAGCTGTAGTAGGCGGCGGCAACTCCGGCGTCGAAGCGGCTATCGACCTGGCCGGCATAGCTGGTCATGTCACGGTCTTCGAATTCATGCCGGAGATGAAGGCTGACGCTGTTCTGCAAGACCGCTTGCACAGCTTGTCTAACGTAACGGTATTGACCAACGTGCAGGTGAAGGAAATCACAGGCGACGACAAAGTAAACGGCATTGCCTACTTAGAACGCGATACCGAAGCCACGAAGCATATCGACCTGCAGGGCGTATTCGTGCAAATCGGCCTAGTTCCTAATACAGACTGGCTTGGCGATACGGTTGAGCGTACCCGCTTCGGCGAAATTGTCGTCGATAACCGCGGAGCTACGAACGTGCCGGGCGTTTTCGCCGCAGGCGACTGCACGAACAGTCCCTACAAGCAAATCATCATTTCTATGGGATCTGGAGCGAATGCAGCCTTGGGGGCATTCGACTATCTCATTCGCAATTAA
- a CDS encoding ATP-binding protein, with protein sequence MSEDFQALLLNVLFVILPIFLYHLFWHERPNRSKRPPALYVGLLCSCTVIFCMLLPYEIGAGYYYDLRIIPLLVSFLYGGPWAGLTTTVVFILFRAYIGGEGFWVSLVIVLPVLLIGYLCTSAFSRSHRGKRIAAGVALSMTHSAVFAFIYSLYHPGPYTLTQLQKYGTIALIQAGSAALVFYLIEEMLRNHALRLKFWQAEKTKVVNQLAASVSHEVRNPLTVTAGFLQLLKQHDLPAEKRDLYIQVALDELKKAEGIVSDYLSLTHAKTTVNQTLDLRKEAEACLTLLGPFAKLNGVQMISYIAAEGIYIRGNEQKLRQCLINVMKNGIEAMPHGGKLVIDLAPGKHSREVVITITDTGIGMDEEQIKHLGSPFYAHAGKGTGLGLMVAYSIIDAMEGSVFVDSTVGEGTTFAITFPIVKDKPRFPLYPRRSHSPLAAPRKLRRMMELKRTPDRS encoded by the coding sequence GTGAGCGAAGATTTCCAGGCACTGCTGCTTAATGTACTTTTTGTTATTCTCCCCATATTTCTCTACCATCTTTTCTGGCACGAGCGTCCCAATCGCAGCAAGAGGCCTCCCGCCCTGTATGTGGGTTTGCTTTGCAGTTGCACAGTCATCTTTTGCATGCTGCTTCCATACGAAATTGGCGCCGGCTACTATTATGATTTGCGCATCATCCCGCTTCTTGTCAGTTTCTTATATGGCGGTCCTTGGGCTGGACTCACGACCACTGTGGTGTTTATCCTCTTTCGAGCTTATATTGGGGGAGAAGGATTTTGGGTTTCGCTAGTAATTGTTTTGCCCGTGCTTCTGATTGGCTATTTGTGCACAAGTGCCTTCAGCAGGTCACATCGAGGAAAACGAATTGCCGCAGGCGTTGCGCTAAGCATGACCCATTCTGCTGTATTCGCATTCATTTACTCCCTGTACCACCCCGGACCGTACACCTTAACCCAATTGCAAAAATACGGAACAATCGCGTTGATTCAAGCCGGAAGCGCGGCGCTAGTTTTTTATTTAATAGAGGAAATGCTGCGAAACCATGCGCTTCGCTTGAAGTTTTGGCAAGCGGAGAAAACCAAAGTTGTCAATCAATTGGCAGCCAGTGTATCCCATGAAGTGCGCAATCCATTGACCGTTACAGCCGGCTTCCTCCAGCTGTTGAAGCAGCATGACCTTCCCGCTGAAAAACGCGATCTTTATATTCAGGTAGCCTTGGATGAATTGAAAAAAGCGGAGGGCATCGTCTCGGATTATTTGTCGCTCACCCATGCCAAGACTACTGTTAATCAGACGCTTGATCTCCGGAAAGAAGCAGAGGCCTGCTTGACACTGCTTGGACCGTTCGCCAAACTGAACGGCGTGCAAATGATATCCTATATAGCTGCAGAAGGCATATACATACGCGGAAATGAGCAGAAACTAAGGCAATGCTTGATCAATGTGATGAAAAATGGAATCGAAGCGATGCCCCATGGCGGCAAGCTTGTGATCGATCTTGCCCCCGGCAAACATTCACGCGAAGTCGTGATCACAATCACCGATACGGGGATCGGTATGGATGAGGAGCAAATCAAGCATCTCGGCAGTCCGTTCTATGCCCATGCTGGCAAGGGAACCGGACTCGGACTCATGGTCGCTTACAGCATCATAGATGCCATGGAGGGCAGTGTTTTCGTTGACAGCACCGTCGGGGAAGGGACAACCTTTGCGATTACATTCCCGATTGTCAAAGACAAGCCCAGGTTTCCGCTTTACCCTAGAAGAAGCCATTCTCCGCTTGCTGCTCCCCGCAAACTCAGACGCATGATGGAGCTAAAGCGAACGCCCGACCGGAGTTAA
- the ahpC gene encoding alkyl hydroperoxide reductase subunit C, with product MSLIGKEVAPFKAQAFRNGEFIEVTEQDLKGKWSVVCFYPADFTFVCPTELEDLQNHYEELKALGTEVYSVSTDTHFTHKAWHDSSEAIGKITYTMIGDPSHTISRNFDVLIEEDGLADRGTFIIDPDGIIQAVEINAGGIGRDASTLINKIKAAQYVRKHPGEVCPAKWQEGAETLKPSLDLVGKI from the coding sequence ATGTCTCTGATTGGAAAAGAAGTTGCCCCATTTAAAGCACAAGCATTCCGCAACGGAGAGTTTATCGAGGTGACAGAACAGGATCTGAAGGGAAAATGGAGTGTAGTATGCTTCTATCCGGCAGACTTCACATTTGTTTGCCCGACTGAGCTTGAAGATCTGCAGAACCACTACGAGGAGCTGAAGGCTCTTGGCACGGAAGTGTATTCCGTATCCACAGATACTCACTTCACTCACAAAGCATGGCATGACAGCTCTGAAGCGATCGGCAAAATCACTTACACGATGATTGGCGACCCTTCCCATACAATCAGCCGCAACTTTGACGTCTTGATTGAAGAGGACGGCCTGGCGGATCGCGGTACGTTCATCATCGACCCGGACGGCATCATCCAAGCTGTAGAAATTAACGCTGGCGGCATCGGACGCGACGCAAGCACGCTGATCAACAAAATCAAAGCAGCACAATATGTTCGCAAGCATCCAGGCGAAGTGTGCCCGGCCAAATGGCAGGAAGGCGCAGAAACACTCAAGCCTAGCCTGGACCTTGTAGGAAAGATTTAA
- the sigK gene encoding RNA polymerase sporulation sigma factor SigK, which yields MPGLFAAIAMFVKELMLLVSYVKSNVFPQPLEEQEEALHLKRMAEGDAVSRNILIEHNLRLVAHIVKKFDNTGEDQEDLISIGTIGLIKAIESYSPNKGTKLATFAARCIENEILMHLRSLKKTRKDVSLHDPIGTDKEGNEITLQDILGTEHDEVVEKVQVKIEKNKIYSHLHILDEREQEVIRGRFGLDKGGEERTQREIAKELGISRSYVSRIEKRALMKLYHEFYKQKQR from the coding sequence GTGCCTGGATTATTTGCTGCCATTGCCATGTTCGTCAAAGAATTGATGCTGCTGGTTTCGTATGTGAAGAGCAACGTCTTTCCCCAACCGCTTGAGGAGCAGGAAGAAGCGCTTCATCTGAAGCGCATGGCAGAAGGAGATGCCGTATCCCGCAATATTTTGATTGAACATAACTTGCGCTTGGTCGCGCATATTGTCAAAAAGTTCGACAATACCGGGGAAGATCAAGAGGATCTCATCTCGATTGGAACGATCGGGTTAATTAAGGCAATTGAGAGCTATAGTCCGAATAAAGGAACGAAGCTGGCGACCTTTGCGGCACGCTGCATCGAGAATGAGATTCTCATGCACCTGCGCTCGCTGAAGAAAACCCGCAAGGACGTATCTCTGCACGATCCGATCGGCACGGACAAGGAAGGAAATGAAATTACGCTTCAGGATATTCTCGGAACGGAGCACGACGAGGTCGTGGAGAAGGTGCAGGTGAAAATCGAAAAGAATAAAATTTACAGTCATTTGCACATATTGGATGAGCGTGAGCAGGAAGTCATTCGCGGCCGGTTCGGCTTGGATAAAGGGGGCGAAGAACGCACCCAACGGGAAATTGCCAAGGAATTGGGGATTTCGCGTTCCTACGTATCGCGCATTGAGAAGCGCGCCTTAATGAAGCTTTACCATGAATTTTATAAACAAAAGCAGCGGTAA
- a CDS encoding DUF1657 domain-containing protein, whose translation MTVASNVKTCLASLKSAQASLEQFALSTQNQEAKSMFEQAAQTTQQVVDQVSSRVQELENEEPQYKGF comes from the coding sequence ATGACCGTCGCATCCAATGTCAAAACTTGTTTGGCGTCCTTGAAGAGCGCACAGGCCAGCCTGGAACAGTTCGCGCTAAGCACGCAAAACCAGGAAGCCAAATCGATGTTTGAGCAGGCCGCACAAACGACACAGCAGGTGGTGGACCAAGTAAGCTCGCGCGTGCAGGAACTGGAAAACGAAGAGCCGCAATATAAAGGGTTTTAA